The following are encoded together in the Streptomyces sp. NBC_00358 genome:
- a CDS encoding alpha/beta hydrolase family protein, which produces MRTLRATAAAVTVALAAGAASVAAGRFASDAALKTRPGKPLPTEHRLTVHATTAGGVTLTRTLASRRPGTYGLAGDGSHAVAGPLQNSVPHTADTVVRRLERVTHGSLDPGDKVWLTPNLYVGDPGSALGLEHADVDVPGELGALPAWFVPAVRDTWIITVHGLGTTREHPMNVMEFLNGRHFPVLDLAYRGDLGAPRPPDGLNHLGETEWRDLDAAIRYAVRYGAERVVLYGWSTGATMALRAAAHSALRERISGLVLDSPVLDWETTLRALARARHTPGFLLPLAVRAAQGRTGVSGDRIAHAALPGGLKVPTLLVHGPDDTIAPWGPSRRLAASRPDLVTLHTVPNAQHGAMWNADPAGYEEALRRFLTPLM; this is translated from the coding sequence GTGCGCACCCTAAGAGCCACTGCAGCGGCCGTCACCGTAGCGCTGGCCGCGGGCGCGGCCTCCGTGGCGGCGGGCCGGTTCGCCAGCGACGCCGCGCTGAAGACCAGGCCCGGCAAACCCCTGCCCACCGAGCACCGGCTCACCGTGCACGCCACGACGGCGGGCGGTGTCACCCTCACCCGGACCCTCGCCTCCCGGCGCCCGGGAACCTACGGCCTCGCGGGCGACGGCTCCCACGCGGTCGCCGGCCCGCTCCAGAACTCCGTCCCCCACACCGCCGACACCGTCGTACGCCGGCTGGAACGGGTCACCCACGGCTCCCTGGACCCCGGCGACAAGGTGTGGCTCACCCCGAACCTGTACGTCGGCGACCCCGGATCCGCCCTCGGGCTCGAACACGCCGACGTCGACGTGCCCGGCGAACTCGGCGCCCTGCCGGCCTGGTTCGTGCCCGCCGTCCGCGACACCTGGATCATCACGGTGCACGGCCTGGGCACCACCCGGGAACACCCCATGAACGTGATGGAGTTCCTGAACGGCCGGCACTTCCCCGTGCTCGACCTCGCCTACCGGGGCGACCTCGGGGCACCCCGCCCCCCGGACGGCCTGAACCACCTCGGCGAGACCGAGTGGCGCGACCTGGACGCGGCCATCCGCTACGCCGTGCGGTACGGCGCCGAGCGGGTCGTCCTCTACGGCTGGTCCACCGGCGCCACCATGGCGCTCCGCGCGGCCGCCCACTCGGCGCTGCGGGAGCGGATCTCCGGGCTCGTCCTGGACTCGCCCGTCCTCGACTGGGAGACCACGCTGCGCGCCCTCGCCCGCGCCCGCCACACCCCGGGCTTCCTGCTGCCGCTCGCGGTGCGCGCCGCCCAGGGCCGCACCGGTGTAAGCGGCGACCGCATCGCGCACGCCGCGCTTCCGGGCGGGCTCAAGGTGCCTACGCTGCTGGTGCACGGCCCGGACGACACCATCGCCCCCTGGGGCCCCTCCCGCCGCCTCGCCGCGAGCCGCCCCGACCTGGTCACCCTGCACACCGTCCCGAACGCCCAGCACGGCGCGATGTGGAACGCCGACCCGGCGGGCTACGAGGAAGCCCTGCGCCGCTTCCTCACACCTCTGATGTAG
- a CDS encoding inorganic phosphate transporter: MEHITLLLGIVIVTALVFDFTNGFHDTANAMATTISTGALKPKVAVAMSATLNLVGAFLSVEVANTISKGLVDESGIKPEVIFAALVGAILWNLVTWLVGLPSSSSHALMGGLVGATIASAGTGAVHGDVLVGKVLLPAVAAPIVAGVAAMVATRLSYKLSGDADTKATKKGYRAGQIASAGLVSLAHGTNDAQKTMGIITLALVAGGAVAPDADPPVWVILSAGLAIALGTYLGGWRIIRTMGKGLTDLQPQQGFAAQTSAATVILASSHIGFSLSTTHSVSGSVMGAGLGRKGGVVRWSTAKRMVVAWVLTLPAAALVGAGAEWVTGFGAWGTALVAVFLVGSSFAIWRRSRREVIDHNNVNDTEEPAGVVTQAIAAVTPPPAGTVTEGLTATIPAPAEPAAAPSTPSAVA, encoded by the coding sequence ATGGAACACATCACGCTCCTCCTCGGAATCGTGATCGTCACCGCTCTCGTGTTCGATTTCACGAACGGTTTCCACGACACCGCCAACGCGATGGCCACCACCATCTCGACGGGCGCCCTCAAGCCCAAGGTCGCGGTGGCCATGTCCGCCACCCTCAACCTTGTCGGCGCCTTCCTCTCGGTGGAGGTCGCCAACACGATCTCCAAAGGCCTCGTCGACGAATCCGGAATCAAGCCGGAGGTGATCTTCGCCGCGCTCGTCGGCGCGATCCTCTGGAACCTGGTGACGTGGCTCGTCGGACTTCCCTCCAGCTCCTCGCACGCCCTCATGGGCGGCCTGGTCGGCGCCACGATCGCCTCCGCCGGTACCGGCGCGGTGCACGGGGACGTCCTGGTCGGCAAGGTGCTTCTGCCCGCCGTCGCGGCCCCGATCGTCGCCGGTGTGGCCGCCATGGTCGCCACGCGGCTGTCGTACAAGCTGAGCGGTGACGCCGACACCAAGGCCACCAAGAAGGGGTACCGCGCCGGCCAGATAGCCTCCGCGGGCCTCGTCTCGCTGGCCCACGGCACCAACGACGCGCAGAAGACGATGGGCATCATCACCCTGGCCCTGGTCGCCGGTGGCGCCGTCGCTCCCGACGCCGACCCGCCGGTCTGGGTCATCCTCTCCGCCGGTCTCGCGATCGCGCTCGGCACCTACCTGGGCGGCTGGCGCATCATCCGCACGATGGGCAAGGGCCTGACCGACCTCCAGCCGCAGCAGGGCTTCGCCGCCCAGACCAGCGCGGCCACGGTCATCCTGGCCTCCTCGCACATCGGCTTCTCCCTCTCCACCACGCACTCGGTCTCCGGCTCCGTGATGGGCGCGGGCCTCGGCCGCAAGGGCGGTGTGGTCCGCTGGTCCACCGCCAAGCGGATGGTCGTCGCCTGGGTCCTCACGCTGCCCGCCGCCGCCCTGGTCGGCGCCGGTGCCGAGTGGGTGACCGGTTTCGGTGCCTGGGGCACCGCGCTCGTCGCCGTCTTCCTGGTCGGCTCCAGCTTCGCGATCTGGCGCCGCTCGCGCCGCGAGGTGATCGACCACAACAACGTGAACGACACCGAGGAGCCCGCCGGTGTGGTGACGCAGGCCATCGCCGCCGTCACCCCGCCCCCGGCCGGCACCGTGACCGAAGGTCTCACGGCCACCATCCCGGCTCCCGCCGAACCCGCGGCGGCCCCGTCGACGCCGTCCGCCGTGGCCTGA
- a CDS encoding lysozyme — protein sequence MARDHQPSRRRARVAATAFAAALTLGGATLTTLPAEAAGSTRGHDISSHQKNVDWRNARAKGARFVYVKATESTTYRNPWFARQYDGAREAGILHGAYHFAVPDQSSGTAQAAYFVHNGGAWRADGWTLPPALDIEYNPYGKRTCYGLDKAAMVNWIRAFSDETRRETGLRPVIYTTTHWWNTCTGSSRTFAADHTLWLARYGATDTGALPAGWSAWTFWQYGNSGSLPGDQNLFNGSAARLKQLALGR from the coding sequence ATGGCCCGTGACCACCAGCCGTCCCGTCGTCGCGCCCGGGTCGCCGCGACCGCCTTCGCGGCGGCGCTCACCCTGGGGGGCGCCACCCTGACCACGCTCCCGGCCGAGGCCGCGGGCAGCACCAGAGGGCACGACATCTCCTCGCACCAGAAGAACGTGGACTGGCGGAACGCGAGGGCGAAAGGTGCCCGCTTCGTCTACGTGAAGGCGACCGAGTCCACCACGTACCGCAACCCCTGGTTCGCCCGGCAGTACGACGGCGCGCGCGAGGCGGGCATCCTGCACGGCGCGTACCACTTCGCGGTACCGGACCAGTCGTCCGGCACCGCGCAGGCCGCGTACTTCGTACACAACGGCGGGGCGTGGCGCGCCGACGGCTGGACGCTGCCGCCCGCGCTGGACATCGAGTACAACCCCTACGGCAAACGCACGTGCTACGGCCTGGACAAGGCCGCGATGGTGAACTGGATCAGGGCCTTCAGCGACGAGACCCGTCGCGAGACGGGCCTGCGCCCTGTGATTTACACCACAACGCATTGGTGGAACACCTGCACCGGCTCCAGCCGGACATTTGCCGCGGATCACACGCTGTGGCTGGCCCGTTACGGCGCGACGGACACCGGAGCGCTGCCCGCGGGGTGGTCCGCGTGGACCTTCTGGCAGTACGGCAACAGCGGCAGCCTGCCGGGTGACCAGAATCTCTTCAACGGATCCGCGGCCCGGCTCAAACAACTCGCCCTGGGGCGCTGA
- a CDS encoding class II aldolase/adducin family protein: protein MAERHRYTGDGREDPRMTDEDDERDGSAARDAREVLGRAWDELVATARRTVADGLVVGTSGNVSVRVGDTVLVTPTGVPYDRLTHDDIVGVDLDGRQVLGSLLPTSELPMHLAVYRATGAQAVVHTHAAHATAVSVLVPELPLIHYMAAALGGPVRVAPYAAYGTAELAENTLRALAGRSACLLQNHGTIAHGASLEQAYDRTAQLEWMCRVWLLSSSVPGLAPALLSPDQLREAGERLRGYGQRP from the coding sequence ATGGCTGAGCGGCACCGGTACACGGGGGACGGACGGGAGGACCCACGGATGACGGACGAGGACGACGAGCGGGACGGGTCGGCCGCGCGGGACGCACGGGAAGTCCTCGGCCGGGCCTGGGACGAGCTCGTCGCGACGGCCCGCAGGACGGTCGCCGACGGGCTCGTCGTCGGCACCTCGGGCAACGTCTCGGTCCGCGTCGGCGACACCGTCCTGGTCACGCCCACGGGCGTGCCCTACGACCGGCTGACGCACGACGACATCGTCGGCGTGGACCTCGACGGCCGGCAGGTGCTCGGCTCGCTGCTCCCGACCAGTGAACTGCCGATGCACCTCGCGGTGTACCGCGCGACCGGCGCACAGGCCGTCGTCCACACCCACGCCGCGCACGCGACGGCCGTCTCGGTCCTCGTTCCCGAGCTCCCGCTGATCCACTACATGGCCGCGGCCCTCGGCGGCCCGGTCCGCGTCGCCCCCTACGCGGCCTACGGAACGGCGGAGTTGGCCGAGAACACGCTCCGGGCCCTGGCGGGCCGCTCGGCCTGCCTCCTCCAGAACCACGGCACCATCGCCCACGGAGCCTCCCTGGAGCAGGCGTACGACCGCACGGCCCAGCTCGAATGGATGTGCCGCGTCTGGCTCCTGTCCTCCTCGGTCCCCGGCCTCGCGCCCGCCCTGCTCTCACCGGACCAGCTCCGTGAAGCGGGGGAGCGGCTGCGCGGGTACGGCCAGCGGCCGTAG